In Chitinophaga nivalis, a single genomic region encodes these proteins:
- a CDS encoding acyltransferase family protein: protein MTQSSQRFLPLDVFRGMTVCFMIIVNTGGTGGTYWPLDHAAWHGWTPTDLVFPSFLFAVGNAMSFSMKKYAQQGNAAALTKIFKRTLIIFLLGYLMYWFPFVAHSETGGLSFKPFSHTRIPGVLQRIALCYCIASLLIRYLSTKWVAAVSALFLLGYWAILWYAGTPGDQYGIHGNAGLALDKLLLGDNHLYRGEGFPFDPEGILSTFPAVVNVVAGYYAGLFIQQQGRKTAGLQRLLLAGVVLIVLAYAWNTVFPINKKLWTSSYVLLTVGIDLLLLALLILVIDVAGITKGTGFFTIFGKNPLFLYLLSEVLAILFYFIQVHGDSLYQWINDTIFQPLSPGKLGSLLFSLAFMLLCWTVGLVLDRKKIYVRV from the coding sequence GGCGGCACGGGTGGCACTTACTGGCCGCTGGACCACGCAGCATGGCATGGCTGGACACCCACCGACCTGGTATTCCCCTCCTTTCTTTTTGCCGTCGGCAATGCCATGAGCTTCAGCATGAAGAAATATGCACAACAGGGTAATGCTGCCGCACTGACCAAAATTTTTAAACGTACCCTGATTATCTTTTTACTGGGCTACCTGATGTATTGGTTTCCATTTGTTGCGCATTCGGAAACTGGTGGCCTTTCTTTTAAGCCTTTCAGCCATACCCGTATACCGGGAGTCTTGCAGCGTATTGCACTCTGTTATTGCATTGCGTCGCTGCTGATCCGCTACCTGTCTACCAAATGGGTGGCAGCTGTGAGCGCCTTATTCCTGCTGGGTTACTGGGCCATTCTCTGGTATGCCGGTACGCCTGGCGATCAATATGGTATTCATGGTAATGCTGGTCTCGCCCTTGATAAATTGCTCCTGGGAGACAATCACCTGTATCGTGGCGAAGGTTTTCCCTTTGACCCGGAAGGCATACTAAGCACTTTCCCTGCCGTTGTAAACGTGGTAGCTGGTTATTACGCCGGACTGTTCATTCAGCAGCAAGGACGTAAAACAGCGGGCCTGCAACGCCTCCTCCTGGCCGGCGTAGTGCTGATAGTACTCGCCTATGCATGGAATACTGTTTTCCCGATCAATAAAAAACTGTGGACCAGCTCCTATGTGCTGCTGACAGTAGGCATCGATTTGCTGTTACTGGCATTGCTCATCCTGGTTATAGATGTTGCCGGCATCACCAAAGGAACGGGTTTTTTCACCATATTTGGCAAAAATCCCCTGTTTCTTTATCTCCTGTCAGAAGTACTGGCCATCCTGTTTTATTTTATACAGGTACACGGTGATTCGCTGTATCAATGGATCAACGATACTATTTTCCAGCCACTGTCGCCCGGAAAACTGGGGTCTCTCCTCTTCTCCCTGGCCTTTATGCTCCTTTGCTGGACAGTAGGTCTGGTGCTGGACAGGAAAAAAATATACGTCCGGGTATAG
- a CDS encoding SDR family oxidoreductase, with the protein MDLSLKGKTALVCGSSQGIGLAIAIELALLGADCILLARNADRLKAAVAQLSTATGQQHRFEVADFSDAARVGEIATQIAASTPVHILINNTGGPAAGPILEASTAAFTAAFSQHLLCNQLLAQALIPGMIQTGYGRIINILSTSVKAPLKNLGVSNTTRWAVAAWSKTLATELAPHGITVNNVLPGSTATARLESLFNSSAAARNVSPAEVEKEWLQDIPMKRFGEAREIAALAAFLASPAAAYITGTSTAVDGGKTPVM; encoded by the coding sequence ATGGACCTATCATTGAAAGGAAAAACAGCCCTGGTGTGTGGCAGCTCACAGGGAATTGGCCTGGCTATCGCAATTGAACTGGCTTTATTAGGGGCCGATTGTATCTTACTTGCCCGGAATGCAGACCGGCTGAAAGCCGCTGTAGCGCAGTTAAGTACGGCTACCGGGCAACAACACCGTTTTGAAGTGGCCGATTTTTCAGATGCGGCCCGTGTAGGGGAAATTGCCACACAAATAGCCGCTTCCACTCCTGTTCATATTCTGATCAACAATACCGGCGGTCCGGCGGCAGGTCCTATCCTGGAGGCCTCCACCGCTGCTTTTACCGCGGCCTTCTCCCAGCACCTGCTATGTAATCAGCTGCTGGCACAGGCGCTCATCCCTGGCATGATACAAACCGGCTATGGCCGGATTATCAATATTCTGTCTACCTCTGTAAAAGCTCCCCTGAAAAATCTGGGCGTATCCAATACCACCCGCTGGGCCGTAGCTGCCTGGTCTAAAACCCTGGCTACTGAACTGGCGCCACATGGCATTACGGTGAATAACGTGTTACCCGGATCTACTGCTACGGCAAGATTGGAAAGCCTGTTTAACAGCAGCGCAGCCGCACGGAATGTGAGTCCGGCGGAAGTAGAAAAAGAATGGTTGCAGGATATTCCGATGAAACGCTTCGGAGAAGCACGTGAAATTGCAGCCCTGGCGGCATTTCTGGCCAGTCCGGCTGCTGCTTATATTACCGGCACCAGCACCGCTGTAGACGGTGGCAAAACGCCCGTCATGTAA
- a CDS encoding glycoside hydrolase family 88/105 protein: protein MKKLTSLCLGLTLAAGAIAQPAPDDAAIVKKVADYVIAHTAFTFTGDNQQTYRKSTDIPDNVQARISDQLSSWHYPNGVLNIAMTDLGRYLNEAKYSQFAQQHIAFAFDNYQVFEARSKKGIKYKGFPFNQLIHTRVLDDCGAMGASVIDVYQTVQRPVYKTYIDKVIRHISQVQERLPDGTLCRPNPFRWTIWGDDLYMSIPFLARAGKLTGNTALFDDAVAQVHHFTKYLWDEKAGLYAHYYYEDLKRQGPAHWGRANGWIMMAKVQLLNNLPDNHPGKKEIIAELTRQILGVAPYQSASGLFHQVLDRTDSYTETSCTAMFVYAIARAVNEGWLDKRYITIAERGWDGIVKEKIQADGQLKDVCIGTNISADIAFYYNRPTELNDFHGLGPVIEAGIEIMRYRKKS from the coding sequence ATGAAAAAACTCACCTCACTATGCCTGGGCCTTACCCTTGCCGCCGGCGCCATAGCACAGCCAGCGCCCGACGATGCCGCCATCGTGAAAAAAGTAGCGGATTATGTGATCGCCCACACGGCGTTTACGTTTACAGGAGATAACCAGCAAACCTACCGTAAAAGCACCGACATCCCGGACAATGTGCAGGCCCGCATATCGGATCAACTCAGCAGCTGGCATTATCCCAACGGAGTACTGAACATCGCCATGACAGACCTGGGCCGCTATCTGAATGAAGCGAAGTACAGCCAGTTTGCCCAACAACATATTGCCTTTGCCTTCGACAATTACCAGGTATTTGAAGCACGCAGTAAAAAGGGGATCAAATACAAAGGCTTTCCTTTTAATCAACTGATCCACACCCGGGTACTCGACGACTGCGGTGCAATGGGCGCCAGCGTGATCGATGTATACCAAACCGTTCAACGCCCGGTGTATAAAACCTATATCGATAAAGTGATCCGCCACATCAGCCAGGTACAGGAACGCCTGCCGGATGGCACCCTATGCCGGCCGAATCCTTTCCGGTGGACCATTTGGGGAGATGATCTCTATATGAGCATTCCCTTTCTTGCACGTGCCGGCAAGCTGACGGGCAACACCGCCCTCTTCGACGATGCCGTTGCGCAGGTACATCATTTTACCAAATACCTGTGGGATGAAAAAGCCGGCTTGTATGCCCACTATTATTATGAAGACCTGAAAAGACAGGGGCCAGCCCACTGGGGCCGCGCCAATGGCTGGATCATGATGGCCAAGGTACAACTGCTGAATAACCTGCCGGATAATCATCCCGGTAAAAAAGAAATCATCGCCGAACTAACCCGGCAAATCCTGGGTGTAGCTCCCTATCAATCTGCCAGCGGCCTGTTTCACCAGGTACTCGACCGCACCGACTCCTATACGGAAACCTCCTGCACGGCCATGTTTGTATACGCCATTGCCCGCGCTGTCAACGAAGGCTGGCTCGATAAACGTTATATCACGATTGCGGAAAGAGGCTGGGATGGTATTGTAAAAGAAAAAATACAGGCAGACGGGCAATTAAAAGATGTATGTATTGGCACCAACATCTCTGCAGATATTGCCTTTTATTATAACCGTCCTACGGAGCTGAACGATTTTCATGGATTGGGACCGGTCATTGAAGCCGGTATAGAAATCATGCGATACCGGAAAAAATCCTAA
- a CDS encoding SusD/RagB family nutrient-binding outer membrane lipoprotein codes for MRKILLAGLIVGIGIVLTGCKKELERINKNPNEPVTAQPDYLLSNGIKANVDTYWGENAAMETSLLYIQYWAKIQYPDPDRYIPASSAIQSIWSNFYAQGVQDFTTLAQLGDSLHHPNYKAVGNIMRSWIFQVLTDLYGDIPYTQAANIDQYLTPVYDPQQVVYTGILTALKGASKDITLTGNPILGDSLLRSNMLRWKKFANGLRLRVALRIADRDFATAKAVFEEVAAEGNVLLESGDEDVKLNYLTSPNQNPVGRNRETRNDYRISKAVVDKLKSLNDPRLSIYAALPRDTNVIIGVTNGLTADSASRLGFYRTSDIGAAFTASQSPAYLFTYAEQLFILAEAAQRNLISGNAAALYENAVRAAFKQYGITGPAVDAYLTQPAVVYDAAAYKRVIGEQKWLALFGEGLEAFAEWRRLDYPQLKPAYTGVLSGAVKIPVRLSYPSSEQALNGANYKAAVSRQGPDLLTTKLWFDIY; via the coding sequence ATGAGAAAGATATTATTAGCAGGTTTGATAGTGGGGATAGGCATCGTGTTAACCGGCTGTAAGAAAGAGCTGGAGCGGATCAATAAAAATCCGAATGAGCCGGTCACCGCACAACCTGATTACTTATTGAGCAATGGTATTAAAGCCAATGTAGATACTTACTGGGGTGAGAATGCAGCGATGGAAACCTCTTTACTGTATATCCAGTACTGGGCGAAGATTCAGTATCCGGATCCCGATCGTTATATTCCTGCTTCTTCCGCTATTCAAAGTATCTGGAGTAACTTTTATGCACAGGGAGTGCAGGATTTTACAACGCTCGCACAGCTGGGCGATAGCCTGCACCATCCTAATTACAAGGCGGTGGGCAACATCATGCGCTCCTGGATTTTTCAGGTATTAACCGATCTGTATGGCGACATTCCCTATACACAGGCTGCCAATATTGATCAATACCTGACACCGGTGTATGATCCGCAACAGGTAGTATATACAGGTATATTAACGGCATTGAAGGGCGCCTCCAAAGACATCACCTTAACGGGCAATCCTATTCTGGGAGATTCTTTGCTGAGAAGTAATATGCTGCGATGGAAAAAGTTTGCAAACGGATTACGGCTGCGGGTGGCCTTACGGATAGCTGACCGTGATTTTGCTACGGCCAAAGCTGTTTTTGAAGAGGTGGCCGCAGAAGGCAATGTATTACTGGAATCCGGCGACGAAGATGTGAAGCTGAATTACCTGACTTCACCCAATCAGAACCCGGTGGGCCGGAACCGGGAAACACGCAATGACTACCGGATCAGTAAAGCAGTGGTGGATAAACTGAAATCCCTGAACGACCCACGGTTAAGCATATACGCAGCATTGCCCCGGGATACCAATGTGATTATTGGTGTAACGAATGGGCTGACCGCCGATTCTGCTTCGCGCCTGGGTTTCTACAGAACATCGGATATTGGCGCCGCGTTTACCGCGAGCCAGTCACCCGCCTATCTGTTTACCTATGCAGAGCAACTGTTTATCCTGGCAGAAGCCGCGCAGCGGAATCTGATCAGCGGCAATGCCGCTGCGTTGTATGAAAATGCCGTGCGTGCAGCCTTTAAACAGTATGGTATCACCGGTCCGGCAGTAGATGCTTACCTCACGCAGCCGGCCGTGGTCTATGATGCGGCAGCATATAAACGGGTGATCGGTGAGCAGAAATGGCTGGCACTTTTCGGCGAAGGACTGGAGGCATTTGCAGAGTGGCGCCGGTTGGATTATCCACAGCTGAAACCTGCCTACACAGGCGTATTAAGCGGTGCGGTGAAGATACCCGTGCGGTTGTCGTATCCATCCAGCGAGCAGGCATTGAACGGGGCGAATTATAAAGCAGCAGTTTCCCGGCAGGGGCCGGACCTGCTCACAACAAAGCTTTGGTTTGATATCTATTAG